One Endozoicomonas gorgoniicola DNA window includes the following coding sequences:
- a CDS encoding mechanosensitive ion channel family protein — protein MPWPDYSTVTLLLLKSATVMGVSLMLAWLCSRGLKKAVQHFDSTSSHWDDTFVRAARPVLTIAVLLLGVSLMADFLLDYIQLEDTELVGQVRRIVLIVLIYSLLIRYLRLVRNSFYQPNRRAVRMDKATLEFMIKLLQIALTMAIVLTLLQNLGVSISGLLAFGGVGGLAVGLAAKDMLANLFGGLTIYMDRPFVAGDKISLQDQKIEGFVEHIGWRQTRIRGYDRTPVYVPNALFTNLAVVNPSRMQNRRINVTIGLRYEDFSRLNDIIHDIDAYLAQHKNIDQRRDALARFTDYGASSLDLLVRCFTLDTDWTDYMQVRQDILMGVGEIVTRHGAEFAFPTRTLDVPEGTVISKS, from the coding sequence ATGCCCTGGCCGGACTACTCCACTGTGACACTATTGCTATTGAAGTCTGCCACGGTCATGGGTGTCAGTCTGATGCTGGCCTGGTTATGCAGTCGGGGATTAAAGAAAGCGGTACAGCATTTTGACAGCACATCCAGTCACTGGGATGACACCTTTGTCAGAGCTGCCAGACCCGTTTTGACTATTGCTGTGTTACTGCTGGGTGTCAGTCTGATGGCTGACTTTCTGCTGGATTATATTCAGCTGGAAGACACCGAGCTGGTGGGGCAGGTGCGTCGTATTGTTCTGATCGTACTGATCTATTCACTGTTAATTCGCTATCTGCGACTGGTGCGCAACAGTTTCTATCAGCCGAACCGTCGTGCGGTCAGAATGGACAAGGCGACGCTGGAATTTATGATCAAGCTGTTGCAGATCGCCCTGACTATGGCGATTGTCCTGACGCTGTTACAAAACCTTGGGGTCAGTATCAGTGGTCTGCTGGCTTTCGGTGGAGTTGGAGGACTGGCTGTTGGTCTGGCAGCAAAGGATATGCTGGCTAACCTGTTTGGCGGACTAACCATTTATATGGACCGACCCTTTGTGGCGGGTGACAAAATCAGCCTGCAGGATCAGAAAATTGAAGGTTTTGTTGAGCATATTGGCTGGCGTCAGACTCGTATCCGGGGTTATGACCGAACTCCGGTGTATGTTCCCAACGCACTGTTTACCAATCTTGCCGTTGTTAACCCGTCCCGAATGCAGAACCGGCGTATTAATGTCACCATCGGTCTTCGTTATGAGGACTTTTCCCGGCTGAACGATATTATTCATGATATTGATGCTTATCTTGCACAACATAAAAATATCGACCAGAGACGCGATGCGCTGGCACGGTTTACGGATTACGGTGCTAGCTCTCTTGATCTGCTGGTTCGATGCTTTACCCTTGATACGGACTGGACAGACTACATGCAGGTTCGACAGGATATTCTGATGGGAGTCGGGGAGATTGTTACTCGTCACGGAGCGGAGTTTGCATTTCCGACCCGCACTCTGGATGTGCCCGAAGGTACGGTCATTTCGAAAAGCTAG
- a CDS encoding AsmA family protein: protein MLDSQLNVFIKFAKRFLAAVAVLLLLLLTILTIGFRVDLNPWRDSIVGIANDALPYHLALDGDMEARISLQPSVRLTDIRLAPQNDPESAMVSIGLVSAKVGVLPLLFNTVDIDHILAEDVAIRLERNGQGEANWEIAIDEAVSVQAGTNNSNQNPSETSGLPSNFELRIDQQVAVQTLSFVYIDQQDDIEFDGRMDNLTLSLDDQDDLIMNAVGVMQGTDWSVNAKTAFSQYLSGKPGSIEVEAMLDDARFAVTGQLNPAKGQDSHFALEISVSTEGVLETFAGSEVARLAPISVDSRVAIGVASLLLEDIDVQLADSDLSGRLEIRRGQPPEVSGNLFMNRLDFTPWLEEADKEASSEKASYEEAPFKEISAEGSEVENATNASEQQDDEPEEEVLPLNQLVYNWLNSAMVNLDMAIGETVGLPVSVSNTQFRVEMADGRLKAPLSVAIEGIELSGHWETTASERSIRSHAELSATNANIGPLMALLMDSSAQGQVDAFSLNVNSRGRSIARLIRNAHLQLQMKNGHLLVNNNEDWRVRTARASVGLAQNTEVFVDADLLAVPVEVMMQADPLIAMRRGKDWNLDLKVDSPAFTASAKGFVSESGLDEDSQFAIEMNAPKLGALSNWLGVKPTVAEPMRFRGNLHNQKASLGIRLAELVIGDSTGKLDIEWIRKEDGGLAKIVARLPKLDIDQLSGFIPEPETAEAAAGKENNSQSQDGFRLDVPLLADEIYIADADIDYRMDRLLVAGQTLRDLKFSGYIRGGRLNPSPLSAIYAGSYFYGDLALDMRNQSIESDFNLMVDRPDFGRMMTELGVIDDIDVTLDKASFNLKLRGKTIAELIKTIELEATLTGGRLGLNDASGNVSDVLLNTGTVSARPNLRTTLKMDGELKEMPVTFEVSFNPLSRLLTSRKNVNMQLSTHINEMSFMSYAMVNLPIERRRARLGLIFRTPSLTRLNPLLDVDMPPYGPVTVNGRFGMTPTGFEMAQSKITVGDSELEGQMVLNTQGKAELDIQLTAPSIQLNDFKTGDWTAWSSETDDNNVNTSETPEQLTPEGEEPSLLNAETLQRLNMDFRLDVDEVLSGEDQLGTGKLYLQLQDGDLSLNPLFIALPGGEINASGHLRAQPEGFAIGLKANVDRLDYGVLARRIDPHTKMQGDVSFRMDIETVAETPEDLFSHARGDFGFAVWPRDFEAGIIDLWAVGLATAVLPRLGPGDPSQLNCAVGTFQLEDGQMKDNVLMLDTSNMQVLGHSDIDFTDEKINLVLVPRAKTAQIFGLSLPVMVTGSFNDFGFGIPSGELIVTTTRFITSPVIAPLRWMLEQPLEENGSNLCTQMYNQSVQPPNK from the coding sequence ATGTTGGACTCTCAGTTGAACGTTTTTATTAAATTTGCAAAACGCTTTCTTGCAGCCGTTGCTGTGCTGCTTCTTCTTTTACTCACAATATTGACGATTGGGTTTCGTGTCGATTTGAATCCCTGGCGTGACAGTATTGTTGGCATTGCTAACGATGCCCTGCCTTATCATCTGGCTCTTGATGGTGATATGGAAGCCAGGATATCCCTGCAACCCTCAGTCCGGCTTACGGATATTCGCCTTGCTCCGCAAAATGATCCTGAATCGGCAATGGTGAGCATCGGGCTGGTAAGTGCCAAAGTAGGGGTTCTGCCTCTGCTGTTCAATACGGTGGATATTGATCATATTCTGGCTGAAGACGTAGCCATTCGCCTGGAAAGAAACGGGCAGGGCGAGGCAAACTGGGAAATCGCAATCGACGAAGCTGTCAGCGTGCAGGCAGGTACCAATAATTCCAATCAGAACCCCTCTGAAACTTCAGGTCTGCCATCAAACTTTGAGTTAAGGATTGACCAGCAGGTAGCCGTTCAGACATTGTCCTTTGTTTATATCGACCAGCAGGATGACATAGAGTTTGATGGCCGTATGGATAACCTGACTCTGTCGCTGGATGATCAGGACGACCTGATCATGAATGCGGTCGGGGTGATGCAGGGAACTGACTGGTCAGTGAATGCAAAAACCGCGTTCAGTCAGTATCTGAGCGGCAAACCGGGCAGTATTGAAGTGGAAGCAATGCTCGACGATGCCCGCTTTGCTGTTACTGGTCAGTTGAATCCGGCAAAAGGGCAGGACTCTCATTTTGCACTGGAGATCAGTGTTTCCACTGAAGGTGTGCTGGAAACTTTTGCGGGCAGTGAAGTGGCAAGGCTGGCTCCAATATCCGTCGATAGTCGTGTAGCTATAGGCGTAGCGTCTCTGCTTCTCGAAGACATTGATGTACAGCTGGCAGACAGTGATTTGTCCGGTCGTCTGGAAATACGGCGTGGGCAGCCTCCTGAGGTCAGCGGCAATCTATTTATGAACCGGCTTGATTTTACACCCTGGTTAGAAGAAGCAGATAAAGAGGCTTCTTCTGAAAAGGCTTCTTATGAAGAGGCTCCTTTTAAAGAGATTAGCGCTGAAGGCAGTGAAGTCGAAAATGCGACTAATGCTTCGGAACAGCAGGATGATGAGCCTGAAGAAGAGGTTCTGCCACTGAATCAACTGGTCTATAACTGGTTGAACAGTGCAATGGTTAACCTGGACATGGCAATAGGTGAAACGGTTGGCCTGCCGGTATCGGTGTCGAACACTCAGTTCAGGGTAGAGATGGCAGATGGTCGCCTGAAAGCACCGCTGTCTGTTGCTATTGAAGGCATTGAGCTGTCCGGACATTGGGAGACGACAGCCAGTGAACGAAGTATTCGTTCACACGCAGAACTATCGGCGACGAATGCGAATATCGGGCCTCTGATGGCTTTATTGATGGATTCGTCGGCACAGGGGCAGGTGGATGCATTTTCCCTGAATGTTAATTCAAGAGGGCGGTCGATTGCCCGGCTGATCCGGAATGCCCATTTGCAACTGCAGATGAAAAACGGACATTTGCTGGTCAACAATAATGAAGACTGGCGGGTAAGAACTGCCCGGGCCAGCGTGGGATTAGCACAGAACACCGAAGTATTTGTAGATGCTGACCTGCTGGCGGTACCGGTTGAGGTCATGATGCAGGCAGACCCATTGATTGCCATGCGCCGGGGCAAAGACTGGAACCTTGATCTCAAGGTCGACAGCCCCGCCTTTACAGCCAGTGCCAAAGGGTTTGTCTCAGAATCCGGGTTAGATGAAGACAGTCAGTTTGCCATTGAAATGAATGCTCCGAAGCTGGGCGCCCTGTCGAACTGGTTAGGCGTGAAGCCAACTGTTGCCGAACCGATGCGTTTTCGTGGCAACCTTCACAACCAGAAAGCTTCTCTTGGTATTCGTTTAGCTGAACTGGTGATTGGCGATTCGACGGGTAAGCTGGATATTGAATGGATTCGAAAAGAAGACGGTGGACTGGCAAAAATTGTTGCACGACTGCCGAAGCTTGATATTGATCAGCTGTCAGGTTTTATTCCTGAACCGGAAACTGCAGAGGCTGCTGCAGGTAAAGAAAATAACAGCCAGTCTCAGGATGGGTTCAGACTGGATGTACCACTGCTGGCTGACGAGATTTACATTGCCGATGCCGATATTGACTACCGTATGGACCGGTTGCTGGTAGCCGGGCAGACTCTTAGAGACCTGAAGTTTTCCGGTTATATTCGTGGCGGTCGGCTGAACCCCAGCCCGTTGTCGGCTATTTATGCAGGCTCCTACTTCTATGGTGATCTGGCTCTGGATATGCGTAACCAGAGCATTGAGTCCGATTTTAACCTCATGGTCGACCGCCCGGACTTTGGGCGTATGATGACTGAACTGGGCGTTATTGATGATATTGATGTCACTCTGGATAAAGCCAGCTTTAACCTGAAACTGCGTGGTAAAACCATTGCTGAACTGATAAAGACGATTGAGCTGGAAGCGACACTGACAGGTGGCCGCCTGGGGTTGAATGATGCCAGTGGGAATGTGTCCGATGTGTTGTTGAATACAGGTACTGTCTCTGCCAGGCCAAACCTGCGCACAACGCTGAAAATGGATGGTGAGCTGAAAGAGATGCCAGTGACGTTTGAAGTCAGCTTCAATCCTCTGAGTCGTCTGTTAACCAGTCGCAAAAACGTTAATATGCAGCTGTCGACGCATATTAACGAGATGAGCTTTATGTCCTATGCCATGGTTAACCTGCCAATTGAGAGACGAAGAGCCAGGCTGGGACTGATTTTCAGGACGCCATCCCTGACAAGACTCAACCCTCTGCTGGATGTCGACATGCCTCCCTATGGACCCGTCACCGTCAATGGACGTTTTGGCATGACACCAACTGGCTTTGAAATGGCGCAGTCAAAAATCACCGTGGGTGACAGCGAGCTGGAAGGGCAGATGGTGTTGAATACGCAAGGCAAAGCGGAACTGGATATCCAGCTGACGGCACCTTCCATTCAACTGAACGATTTTAAAACCGGAGACTGGACAGCCTGGTCGTCAGAAACAGACGATAACAATGTAAACACTTCAGAAACACCGGAACAGCTGACTCCCGAAGGTGAAGAACCTTCATTACTCAATGCCGAGACCCTGCAACGGCTGAATATGGATTTCCGACTGGATGTTGATGAGGTGTTATCGGGCGAAGATCAGCTGGGTACCGGGAAGTTATATCTGCAGCTTCAGGACGGTGATTTATCTCTGAACCCTCTGTTTATTGCCCTGCCGGGTGGTGAGATCAATGCCAGTGGTCATCTCAGGGCTCAGCCAGAGGGATTTGCTATCGGTTTGAAGGCCAATGTTGATCGTCTGGATTATGGCGTACTGGCAAGGCGCATTGACCCTCATACGAAGATGCAGGGCGATGTCAGCTTCAGGATGGATATAGAAACCGTCGCTGAAACGCCGGAAGATCTGTTCAGTCATGCTCGTGGGGATTTCGGCTTTGCGGTATGGCCAAGAGATTTCGAAGCCGGGATTATTGATCTGTGGGCAGTCGGCCTGGCAACGGCTGTGTTGCCCAGGCTGGGTCCCGGCGATCCGTCACAGTTGAACTGCGCGGTTGGCACTTTCCAGCTTGAGGATGGTCAGATGAAAGACAATGTACTGATGCTGGATACATCTAACATGCAGGTGCTGGGACACTCTGATATTGACTTTACGGATGAGAAAATCAATCTGGTGCTGGTACCAAGAGCAAAAACCGCACAGATATTTGGTTTGTCCCTGCCGGTCATGGTCACTGGCAGTTTTAATGACTTTGGTTTTGGCATACCGTCCGGAGAGCTGATAGTGACGACGACCCGCTTTATTACCAGCCCGGTAATCGCCCCTTTACGCTGGATGCTGGAACAGCCATTGGAAGAGAACGGCAGCAACCTCTGCACCCAGATGTATAACCAGTCTGTGCAACCTCCGAACAAGTAA